The genomic stretch TCTCCGACAGACCACCCCACACGCCTACGTCATGCTTGCCGGTCGTCAATCCGTAGGTGCGGCATTGACTCATCACCGGGCATTGCTCGCACAACTGCTTGGCCGCGGCGATCCCCGCGGAATCCTCGCGGAACATCACGTCACCTTGGCCCGCACACGCACCCTGCCAGATGAAATCATCAAGCCTGATTGGCGTTTCCAACGTCGGGCATGGCTGTGCCAAATAACGAGCGACACTGCGTTTCTCAACTTTGAGATGTTCAGCGATCGCATCAAGCGGAGTGCCCCGCCGCCGCATCGTATGCGCGATATAACGCCGGCGAGCCGAATCTACCCGCATAGACCCGCTCATGATCGTGGGGCCTTCCCGCGCACCACGGTTGTCGCTTCCCGAACCTTCCGGTAGTAGCCCGCAGCATCATCAACGCCCAGTCGCCCCAACGCACTACCGACGTCATCGCCGTTGGCGCGAATGCGAGTCCTCGGAACACCTCCGCTGGGCACCGCATCGATACGCAACCGCCGAAATATCCCGGTAACGGTCAACATCGACGACACCGTCGGGCTGGGCACCACCAAATCGCCCCGCGCAGTAAACACTCCCGCGGCGTGCACCGCACCGCGTGCGACACCCAGGGCCGTGAGCAAGCCGTGGCTGAACATCCACCGCCCGCGCCGGTAACCATAGCGGCCTAGCACCGTTTGCGGGTTCCTGATCCGAACGACCGCCCCGGGGCTGTCGACCTCGACGTCAACAGCGGGCTCGGGTAGCCGGCTGGCCAGCCACCGGGCAGTCTTGATGTTGTCCAACGGCACAGCCATAGCACCGTTTTCATGTCGTACGTCTGCTGTCCAGGC from Mycobacterium sp. HUMS_12744610 encodes the following:
- a CDS encoding WhiB family transcriptional regulator; this translates as MSGSMRVDSARRRYIAHTMRRRGTPLDAIAEHLKVEKRSVARYLAQPCPTLETPIRLDDFIWQGACAGQGDVMFREDSAGIAAAKQLCEQCPVMSQCRTYGLTTGKHDVGVWGGLSETERRAMLRRKTRAA